Proteins encoded by one window of Nicotiana tabacum cultivar K326 chromosome 10, ASM71507v2, whole genome shotgun sequence:
- the LOC107821577 gene encoding putative proteasome inhibitor: protein MSTEQSVMAVIRASRPTFRQAHDKVAFAVHAAFLASGFVLHATGPSASTDDALSSSSADEVGIDHWNEFEDSYAFVYSKPEKSSKKVLVKCLAMNNKLLIDTLRDGDNEPLHLELSVEDYIVEDGGTNYNAQFKNLGKLVGELNKEVLSKYSGSSVVNSSTQTSSSGKGGLEDQPSAERRSDYPYQPGSSFPSGYVVPPIPGSGGSDLFPGPGAGVYPTRGGPGGGSMLVGPNDPRFFGGMGGDPHLPGGLPGVPPGARFDPYGPPDVPGFEPGRFIRDPRRPGGGRPHPDLPHFGGDSDFI from the exons ATGTCGACGGAGCAATCGGTTATGGCAGTAATACGGGCCTCAAGGCCCACTTTCCGCCAGGCCCACGATAAGGTAGCTTTCGCGGTGCACGCTGCGTTCCTAGCTTCTGGGTTTGTTCTCCACGCCACTGGGCCTTCCGCCTCCACCGATGACGCTCTCTCTTCCTCCTCCGCTG ATGAGGTAGGGATTGATCATTGGAATGAATTTGAGGATAGTTATGCCTTTGTGTATTCAAAGCCTGAGAAGAGCTCCAAAAAGGTGTTGGTGAAGTGCCTTGCAATGAACAATAAGCTGCTTATAGATACACTCAGGGATGGCGATAATGAGCCTCTTCATCTTGAGCTAAG CGTCGAGGACTACATTGTCGAAGATGGGGGAACGAATTACAATGCCCAGTTCAAGAATTTGGGTAAGCTGGTAGGTGAACTAAACAAAGAAGTCCTTAGCAAATATAGTGGTTCTTCTGTGGTGAATTCGTCTACTCAGACTTCAAG TTCTGGAAAAGGAGGACTCGAAGACCAACCTAGTGCTGAGCGCAGATCTGATTACCCGTATCAGCCTGGAAGTTCTTTTCCCTCAGG ATATGTGGTTCCTCCCATTCCTGGCTCTGGTGGCAGTGATCTTTTCCCTGGGCCTGGTGCTGGAGTTTACCCAACCAG AGGCGGCCCAGGAGGTGGGAGCATGCTTGTAG GGCCTAATGACCCTCGCTTTTTTGGTGGAATGGGTGGGGATCCTCATTTACCTGGAGGACTGCC GGGTGTTCCACCAGGTGCTCGTTTTGATCCGTATGGACCACCAGATGTTCCTGGCTTTGAGCCAGGTCGCTTTATCAG GGACCCGAGGAGGCCGGGAGGTGGAAGGCCTCATCCAGATCTGCCGCATTTTGGCGGAGATTCTGACTTTATATAG